In Osmerus mordax isolate fOsmMor3 chromosome 27, fOsmMor3.pri, whole genome shotgun sequence, the sequence gtggtggaggtgcaGCCAACTTTGGTCTCTCCCTGCTTTGGCTCTTTCTCTTCAGTCCCTGTAGTTACACCTGCTGGTTTCGGCCTCTCTACAAAGCCTTCAGGCAAGGCTCGCTCGACCACAACGCAGCCCCTCACTGGTGGTTTTGGTTCTCTCCCGGGGTTATCGTTCCTGCAACTCACACGTGgttccccttctctctgcttCCAGGGCGGACAGTTCCTTCAACTTCATGAGtttcttcttcatcttcttccTCCAGTGTGTCCTTGCCCTCATTCAGACCGTGGGCATCTCTGGATGGGGCGCGTGGTGAGTGGAAATAGGAACAAGTCCCCCCAAAAATGTGTGGTATGAGTGtgcgagtcagatggctgagcggttagggaatcgggctattactcagaaggttgctggtttgattcctggctgttgtgtccttgggcaaggcacttcaccctacttgcctcggggggaatgtccctgtaattactgtgagtcgctctggataagagcgtctgctaaatgagtaaatgtaatgtactgcGTGGCAAAACTTCTGACATGACACTCCTGGCATCATCACACGAATTATCGCAAATATGTCCACTGCTTGGCGGTAGAACGCCACGTTTTACTTACTGTTGCCTGTCAcaatgtgtgtttacatttgcaCTTGCCTTGGCGTACTAACCTCACCAACCACCTCACTCTCACCAAATCTCCCCCAAGTGGCTGGATCGCGACAGTGATGTTTTTCAGCTACAACGTGGGCTCTGCTGTCGTCATGCTGTTCTCCGCTCTGCTCTTCACCCTGGTGACTGTACTAATGGGGCTGGTTCTCATAAGGGtgagtccaacacacacacacacagtctctcagtCAGTCAGCACAACACGCACacttgtcacacaaacacacaccttctgaaGAGTGGGTTGTCCTCATCCTCATAGGTCCACCGGCTGTACCGCGGTGGAGGTGGTAGTTTGGAGCGCGCCCAAGAGGAGTGGAGCACTGGACTGTGGAAGAGTGCCCCTGTGAGGGAGGCTGGTTTCAACGCCATCGCAGAAACTGGCCCCAGTCTGCCTCAGTACCCAGCTGCAGTGCCAAGCTACCCAGAAAATGGCCCCTGGTAAAATGGACACTAGGGGGAGACAAAGAGCAGCATTTCATAGCATGCAGACGACAGCAGAACACGAAATTACACCACTACACCACATTTGACACGTTGATGTGTTTTTTCGAAAGAATGTGAATTTTGACTTATCTGAATGAGACTCCAAGAGGCCATGTAACATGAATGGAAAAGCTTTTCCATGGTAACTggaaaatgtttttctttttttttttttttgacagaaCTTCTAAATCTGACCCATTCCAATTCATATGTTTACATGATCTTCTACTCTGTATATGAACTTATTTCATTTGCCTTTTTTccaagagagaagaaaaaaaaagccagCTGGGACCCTCTCTAGATTGTCTGTACTCAAACAGTAGCGTTCTGACAGGGGAAAGAAACCAGGTCAACAGCATGACCTCTGAACTACAGGAATCTTAGATGCCTACTGACCATCACATTTAAGTATTCATAGGGCACAGAGCGGATATCTTGATTGATCCTGTCAAAGTGAACATGGAATTTGGTTTTGCCTTTGGAGTGTGATATGGAACTTGGAGAGCATGCTTTTTTTTATTCTAGCGATTCGAGTTTTGGTGTGAATTTAACCATAGCACCTCCCATGTGTTTGTGACACTTTCTTGCTTTATATAATTTTGCCTTATTTCTTAAGACTAGCCATGCCTTAATCCTACAAGCAGATCTTGCATATAGAAGCTGTCTCGCTTGACTTTAGCCTTAAGTAAAGCTATGTTGTTATGACAAAGCCCAAAAACTACACTAATACACATTTTCATCCTCATAATGCTTGAGACGCTCACCATTATAGGAATGCCTTCACTGATCACTACTGCCCTTTTGTGTTTTACTCAATGTGCACTGGTCTTCTCTCGTTTGGCAGCGACGCGATTAGTTTTGTGCAGTCCTAGTGCCCTGTTATAGGAGCACCCTTCTCTCCAGTCAGTGTTCAAAAACAGCTCTTCAGACAGGAGAACAATGTTTACATTGTGGCTGAGAGAATTGCTAGCCAACCATTTCACTTTCTGTTTTCTCTTCAAAAAGGTTGGACTGCCATGAGAATTATTTTgaattcagtttttttttactttgtctcAATTCTATAATTAATACAGGTATTAGAAAATATGAGATACATTCTTGAAAATGTCATGTGTTTATGCAATGTCTAACAATTTCAATAAATATTCTTATTTAAACCCATTGTTACAAACGCTGTTACTCCCTCACTGGGTAACAGTGTTATTCCTGATTTTCATATTCAAATATTTTGGCAGTTGGAAGTGGTGGACAGCAATACTGGGATGCCAGCGCACAACAGAATTTACAGAATCACATAATGGTGATTCAGTTTGGATAGTCCCACCTGCCTTCCTGGGACAAACAGCTACTTGGATTAGGTATTATTTCTGCTGCGTGTTAGCTTGCTATGTACAGTACTAAATACTGGCCCTCTGTTTCCACTGGGGGAAAAGACAATTGTACATGTGGTTTGGACATGGTCATGAAGTCCATACCAAAGGTTCTTGATTGTTCTTGAGATAATTTAATGTTGCTCTTGAAAGCGTGATAATGACAGAACAGAGATCTTCAGAACACCTCAAGTGTTTTGGCTAAATCAGCCGTGACTCGGTGTGTGGCAACGCTGATTTCTAATGACAGTGTTGAGGTAAACACAGAGCAACGAGAACACGCTCCTTTAATTTCCCCTCGACAACAAACGAGTTGTAAAGAAATGTACAGTCAGATCGTGGTTCAAATGACATCCCTCTCTGCCATGGCCTGCCCTGGGCCCACGACAACTAGTCATCAATGTCAACAGTCCTCTCATTGGATTGAAATGTCTCGGTTTATCCTCAAACACGATTGGCCAGATAAACACGTGTAACTATCGACAATAGAAAAATTACAAATCTTGTCAAATAAATAATATTAGCCACAGGCAAAACATCAAATCAAGACGTTGTCAAAATGCTCTAAAAAATAATCATACACAATATACATATCAATGATGAATTCTCAGAATACAGGTTCTTACATGGCCTTAGTGTTTCTACGTGAATAAGCTGCCTGTTGAGAGAGCGCTCCAAGTCAGGTAACCCTAGTAACGTCCAGTCAGATCTCAGACTCGTCATTGATGAATCCCAAACCGTCCGCACTTGAAACGTGCCTGCCCGAGAAGAGGAGCTCCCCGTTCCTTTGAATGTCAACGTGCGC encodes:
- the scamp4 gene encoding secretory carrier-associated membrane protein 4, whose translation is MTERVNNFPPLPKFLRIKPCFYQNVEEEIPAPHKQLVRRVYNLWMLYSVTLFVNVVSCIAWWAGGGGAANFGLSLLWLFLFSPCSYTCWFRPLYKAFRADSSFNFMSFFFIFFLQCVLALIQTVGISGWGACGWIATVMFFSYNVGSAVVMLFSALLFTLVTVLMGLVLIRVHRLYRGGGGSLERAQEEWSTGLWKSAPVREAGFNAIAETGPSLPQYPAAVPSYPENGPW